In a single window of the Papaver somniferum cultivar HN1 chromosome 8, ASM357369v1, whole genome shotgun sequence genome:
- the LOC113302583 gene encoding ATP-dependent Clp protease proteolytic subunit-related protein 4, chloroplastic-like, producing MEISTMSSSRFVIDTRTVVKPISTKRSLNFSNRISAKATSLKSNFSVPFVGGSISTDFSGQKIRPVSLNPLSTGSRGKRGVVTMVIPFLRGNAWEQPPPDLASYLYKNRIVYMGMSLVPSVTELILAEFLYLQYEDDKKPIYLYINSTGTTKGGEKLGYETEAFAIYDVMRYVKPPIFTLCVGNAWGEAALLLAAGAKGNRSALPSSTIMMKQPIARFQGQASDIELARKEVKNVKTELVKLYARHTGKTAEQIEEDIQRPKYFSPTEAVEYGLIDKVLYNERGREDRGVISDLKKAQLI from the exons ATGGAGATTTCAACAATGTCTTCTTCAAGATTTGTGATTGATACACGAACGGTAGTAAAACCCATTTCAACAAAAAGAAGCCTAAATTTCTCTAACAGAATCTCAGCAAAAGCTACTTCTTTAAAGAGCAATTTCAGTGTCCCATTTGTTGGAGGAAGTATATCTACTGATTTCTCTGGTCAGAAAATTCGTCCTGTTTCTCTTAATCCATTATCTACTGGTTCTCGTGGGAAAAGAGGTGTTGTCACCATG GTTATTCCATTTCTTAGAGGAAATGCATGGGAACAACCACCTCCAGATCTAGCATCGTACTTGTACAAGAATCGAATTGTGTACATGGGCATGTCGCTTGTTCCTTCTGTGACTGAGTTGATTCTTGCAGAATTTCTGTATCTTCAGTATGAGGATGATAAGAAGCCAATATACCTTTACATAAACTCAACTGGTACAACCAAG GGGGGAGAAAAGTTAGGTTATGAGACAGAGGCATTTGCAATCTACGATGTTATGAG ATATGTTAAACCACCTATTTTCACACTTTGTGTTGGTAATGCATGGGGAGAAGCTGCACTGCTTTTAGCTGCAGGTGCCAAAGGAAACCGTTCTGCTCTTCCTTCATCAACAATTATGATGAAACAG ccAATTGCAAGGTTTCAAGGTCAGGCGTCAGACATTGAGCTTGCAAGAAAGGAAGTAAAAAACGTTAAGACAGAGTTG GTCAAACTCTATGCAAGACATACAGGCAAAACAGCTGAACAGATTGAAGAGGATATCCAGCGACCAAAATATTTCAGTCCCACTGAAGCCGTTGAGTACGGTCTCATCGATAAG GTGTTGTACAACGAAAGAGGCCGCGAAGACCGTGGAGTCATTTCTGACCTAAAAAAGGCTCAGCTTATTTAA
- the LOC113306581 gene encoding U6 snRNA phosphodiesterase-like, producing MEALIASYGDDSSSSSDQDISPPTSPSSLHNSNSEELQAKSEPVRLPPPPLALLNSPNPLDYMEIGQGSRVRNFPHIEGNYVLHVFIPVYIPPTPMKNLALFLKRIAKVVPDLHVVDVDIPLSNLCKDDQKLEQVALGREFHISLGRTVPVRVHQIDSILTMLRQKFSLPKHKWEVFVNDEQTRSFLAMEVVAGGLAEVTRQIQSVNEIYRFHNLPEFFKDPRPRISLLWASGNVSDLLKRRVTEVLSAGTMSQSKRIFTCKFKGIKCRIGHKQYKICNGKP from the exons ATGGAAGCTCTGATAGCAAGCTATGGCGATGATTCATCTTCATCGTCGGACCAGGATATCTCACCTCCAACAAGCCCTAGTTCTCTTCATAATTCAAATTCTGAAGAATTACAAGCAAAATCGGAACCAGTGCGTCTTCCACCACCTCCACTAGCTCTACTCAACTCTCCAAACCCTCTAG ATTATATGGAGATTGGTCAAGGAAGTCGAGTTAGGAATTTTCCACATATTGAAGGGAATTATGTTCTTCATGTTTTTATCCCAG TATATATACCACCTACACCAATGAAAAACCTCGCACTATTCCTGAAGAGAATTGCGAAAGTGGTTCCTGACCTCCATGTTGTTGACGTTGACATCCCACTTAGCAACCTATGCAAAGACGATCAAAAGCTTGAACAGGTTGCTCTTGGAAGGGAGTTCCACATAAGTTTGGGAAGAACTGTTCCTGTCCGAGTTCACCAAATAGATTCCATTTTGACAATGCTGCGTCAGAAATTTTCATTGCCAAAGCA CAAGTGGGAGGTTTTTGTCAATGACGAACAAACAAGGTCCTTTCTTGCAATGGAAGTCGTTGCAGGAGGTTTAGCCGAG GTAACTAGGCAAATTCAGTCCGTCAATGAGATTTATAGGTTTCACAATCTTCCAGAATTCTTTAAG GATCCTCGCCCACGTATCTCACTGTTATGGGCTTCAGGTAATGTCAGTGATCTACTCAAGAGAAGGGTAACGGAAGTTCTCTCTGCAGGTACAATGTCCCAAAGTAAACGTATATTTACTTGCAAATTCAAAGGTATCAAATGTAGGATTGGTCATAAGCAGTATAAAATTTGTAATGGAAAACCCTAA
- the LOC113305916 gene encoding uncharacterized protein LOC113305916 has product MDERLYTAALTDNVVHLHQLLNEDPLMLHSAALASAETPLHVVSICGNLQFVKEMIRLKPEFVGELNQNGFGPVHLAAANGHVEIVKELLMVNRDHCRLKGRERSTPLHYATVKGRIGVINELISCCEESVEDVAIREETALHLAVKNNQFEALKIMVDMLRRLNKGEILNKKDQEGNTVLHLAASSKQREAVELLLMKAPSCTPLEVNLMNKSNLTALDYLLILPMEPNDRDIEAMLRQAGAKRAQEIGQVLDLQILENYTNNQAEITVAESPLDRLVGFFKFQRGRDSPSDARNALLVIVVLIATATYQAGLSPPGGVWQDSGNASNQTAIGSSNYVSTNTSGYAPGVSILTGFYVSLFMIHILTCGFPLRLELQICIWAMGFTYSITMFTITPNGKLPLSLSFSSLEQCYQLIVNPLASYMFYINFPIALTSYLLHSQMDQRLFDAAQTGNLELLEELLTEDRLILEKVPLCSETPLDIAVLAGKTEFAKEVIRLKPRFATEVNKDGSSPIHVASANGYVEIVKELLMLTNNQVVGSCNLCCHKDIEGRTALHCAVIKGRIGVIRELINSACSSDCVRQVTARNETVLHLCIKNNQFEALKVLLESVDDDELLNAKDRGGNTLLHLAISKRHYQIIEYLLLNQATVNRLQVNAKNSLNLTASDIFDLLLSSSCEIHDIEIRETLRNAGAERSRDIIPNDQQVGGAIPPTPVISSQDVPTVHQDHVTIPIQEPIMSRATKVLKDFSKEIFGEIENSTSETRNALMVVAVLIATITYQGGINPPGGVWQDHKHDNNSTITANSTALGYTMHHAGKAVMVYEHLCFILFMVFNTVGFFTSLIIISLLTSRFPLKAWLRLAVISMATAFGCGVCFIASFSGCIKIFLLLFFCSAVLGWYYWWIEKIALVALRRLNNSENGNYFQRIVQFIASHSFRPNNAVQDEVQTR; this is encoded by the exons ATGGACGAGAGATTGTATACGGCTGCTCTGACCGATAATGTAGTTCACCTGCATCAATTGCTCAACGAAGACCCTCTTATGCTCCACTCTGCTGCTTTGGCTTCTGCAGAGACACCTTTACATGTTGTCTCCATATGTGGGAATCTTCAGTTTGTAAAAGAGATGATAAGATTGAAACCTGAATTCGTTGGAGAACTAAACCAGAACGGATTTGGTCCAGTTCACTTGGCTGCGGCAAATGGGCATGTTGAGATAGTGAAGGAGCTACTGATGGTCAACCGGGATCATTGTCGTTTGAAGGGTAGAGAAAGAAGCACACCTCTTCATTATGCAACTGTGAAAGGCAGAATTGGAGTTATAAATGAACTGATTTCGTGTTGTGAAGAATCCGTTGAAGATGTTGCAATTCGAGAAGAAACAGCTCTCCATCTCGCAGTAAAGAACAACCAGTTTGAAGCTTTAAAAATTATGGTGGACATGCTCAGGCGGCTGAACAAGGGGGAAATATTGAATAAGAAGGATCAAGAAGGTAACACGGTTCTACACCTTGCAGCATCATCGAAACAACGAGAG GCAGTAGAACTGTTGCTTATGAAGGCTCCTAGTTGTACGCCATTGGAGGTGAACTTGATGAACAAAAGCAATCTCACAGCTCTTGACTATCTACTGATTCTTCCCATGGAACCAAATGATAGAGATATAGAAGCAATGCTTCGTCAAGCAGGAGCAAAGAGAGCTCAGGAGATAGGTCAAGTCCTCGAtcttcagattcttgaaaattatACTAACAATCAGGCAGAAATAACAGTGGCCGAATCTCCATTAGATCGTTTGGTTGGATTCTTCAAgtttcaaagaggaagagattcTCCAAGTGACGCGAGAAATGCTTTATTAGTTATAGTCGTATTAATCGCAACGGCAACGTACCAAGCTGGTCTTAGTCCTCCAGGAGGtgtttggcaagactctgggaacgCTAGTAATCAAACCGCTATTGGCAGCAGCAATTACGTCAGTACGAATACGAGTGGATATGCACCAGGGGTATCAATTTTGA CTGGGTTCTATGTTTCTCTTTTCATGATTCACATTCTCACTTGTGGTTTTCCTTTGAGATTAGAGTTGCAAATATGCATTTGGGCAATGGGTTTTACTTACAGTATTACGATGTTCACAATTACACCAAATG GTAAACTTCCTTTGTCACTGTCTTTTAGCTCACTGGAACAATGTTACCAGCTAATTGTCAACCCTTTAGCTTCATATATGTTCTATATAAACTTCCCCATTGCCTTAACATCATATCTTCTTCACTCCCAAATGGATCAAAGATTGTTTGATGCAGCTCAAACAGGGAACTTAGAGCTTTTAGAAGAATTACTTACCGAAGATCGACTAATCCTCGAAAAAGTTCCCTTGTGTTCGGAGACGCCACTAGATATAGCAGTGCTAGCGGGGAAAACCGAATTTGCGAAAGAGGTTATAAGACTGAAGCCGAGATTTGCAACAGAAGTCAATAAAGACGGGTCTAGTCCGATTCATGTAGCTTCAGCTAATGGATACGTTGAGATTGTAAAAGAACTGTTAATGTTAACAAATAATCAAGTTGTTGGCTCTTGTAATTTATGTTGTCATAAAGATATAGAAGGAAGAACTGCTCTTCATTGTGCAGTCATCAAAGGGAGAATTGGTGTTATCCGTGAGCTGATAAATTCTGCTTGTTCTTCTGATTGTGTTCGACAAGTGACTGCAAGAAACGAAACTGTTCTTCATCTTTGCATAAAGAACAACCAGTTCGAAGCACTGAAAGTCTTGTTGGAGAGTGTCGATGATGATGAACTCTTGAACGCCAAAGATCGGGGTGGTAACACTTTGTTGCATTTGGCTATCTCTAAGAGGCATTATCAG ATCATAGAATATTTGTTGCTAAACCAAGCAACTGTTAATCGGCTCCAAGTCAATGCAAAAAACTCCCTCAACCTGACGGCCTCGGATATATTTGATCTCTTGCTTAGCAGTTCATGTGAGATACATGATATAGAAATCAGAGAAACTCTTCGTAACGCCGGTGCTGAGAGATCCAGAGACATTATCCCTAATGATCAACAAGTTGGTGGAGCCATACCTCCGACGCCGGTAATTTCCAGTCAAGATGTACCCACAGTTCATCAAGATCATGTTACCATTCCTATACAAGAACCGATTATGTCTCGGGCAACAAAAGTACTGAAAGATTTCTCCAAGGAGatctttggagaaattgaaaactCGACCAGTGAAACACGAAATGCTTTAATGGTTGTTGCTGTTCTCATAGCCACTATCACTTACCAAGGTGGAATTAACCCACCAGGTGGTGTTTGGCAAGATCACAAACATGACAATAATAGCACTATTACTGCAAACAGTACTGCCTTGGGATATACGATGCACCACGCAGGAAAAGCCGTTATGGTGTATGAGCATCTTTGCTTCATATTGTTCATGGTGTTCAACACAGTAGGGTTTTTTACTTCTCTAATCATAATTTCACTGCTCACGAGTAGATTTCCTCTCAAAGCTTGGCTTCGACTCGCTGTTATATCAATGGCAACCGCCTTTGGGTGTGGTGTGTGCTTTATTGCATCATTTAGCGGGTGTATAAAGATATTTCTTTTACTGTTCTTCTGTAGTGCTGTTCTTGGTTGGTATTATTGGTGGATTGAAAAAATTGCGTTAGTTGCTCTGAGAAGGTTAAACAACTCAGAGAACGGGAACTATTTTCAGCGGATTGTTCAATTCATAGCATCTCATTCATTCAGGCCGAATAATGCAGTCCAGGACGAGGTTCAAACCAGATGA